One Micromonospora sp. WMMD812 genomic window carries:
- a CDS encoding AraC family transcriptional regulator encodes MSRAVEESNRAMLRARDAMDRAYADPLDIPALARVAHVSEAHFIRTFRATFGETPHRYLQRRRVERAMYLLVQTDQDVTDICFAVGFSSLGTFSRTFRQIVGESPTEYRRRKVPLDVPSCFTKAWTRPSSFG; translated from the coding sequence ATGAGCCGGGCGGTCGAGGAGTCCAACCGGGCCATGCTGCGTGCCCGCGACGCGATGGACCGCGCGTACGCCGATCCGCTGGACATCCCCGCGCTGGCCCGCGTCGCGCACGTCTCGGAGGCGCACTTCATCCGGACCTTCCGGGCGACGTTCGGCGAGACCCCGCACCGCTACCTGCAACGACGCCGGGTCGAGCGGGCCATGTACCTGCTGGTGCAGACCGACCAGGACGTGACCGACATCTGCTTCGCGGTGGGCTTCAGCAGCCTCGGCACGTTCAGCCGGACGTTCCGACAGATCGTCGGCGAGTCCCCGACCGAGTACCGCCGGCGCAAGGTGCCGCTCGACGTGCCGTCCTGCTTCACCAAGGCGTGGACCCGACCCAGCAGTTTTGGATAA
- a CDS encoding VOC family protein produces the protein MTMNALSRSQIYVLDQDEALDFYVGKLGFEVHTDVDLGFMRWLTVSIPGDRDREILLERPGPPALDPATAEQVRELLTKGAMGGWLSITTDDARKTYETLVAKGVEITDEPTERSYGIDFGIRDPFGNKIRIGQMNPQG, from the coding sequence ATGACGATGAACGCACTTTCCCGCTCCCAGATCTACGTGCTCGACCAGGACGAGGCCCTCGACTTCTACGTGGGCAAGCTCGGCTTCGAGGTGCACACCGACGTCGACCTCGGCTTCATGCGCTGGCTCACGGTCAGCATCCCGGGCGACCGCGACCGCGAGATCCTGCTGGAGCGGCCGGGCCCGCCCGCGCTCGACCCGGCGACCGCGGAGCAGGTCCGCGAGCTGCTGACGAAGGGCGCCATGGGCGGCTGGCTCTCCATCACGACCGACGACGCCCGCAAGACGTACGAGACGCTGGTCGCCAAGGGCGTCGAGATCACCGACGAGCCCACCGAGCGGTCGTACGGGATCGACTTCGGCATCCGCGACCCGTTCGGCAACAAGATCCGTATCGGCCAGATGAACCCGCAGGGCTGA